From the Oleiharenicola lentus genome, one window contains:
- a CDS encoding DUF805 domain-containing protein, producing the protein MSPKEEASLRQLYSTWPLERLARAASVEKQQYTPEAVAIMLVELEQRGLATDSVAKFASTVPPSLPSGPGRVLVTDTWLLPARLDRRQYRIRAASVVFGTVALAVLLEFIPFLQPASFVILAVSSFLYCALGLLLPRCRDAGVPSGMAIVFALFPFTAFLTFFVLFFIPSKAEDGSAKQLPETPAGAPVSVDQPKATRP; encoded by the coding sequence ATGTCCCCAAAAGAAGAAGCGTCACTTCGTCAGCTTTACTCGACCTGGCCACTGGAGCGATTGGCTCGGGCTGCTTCCGTTGAGAAGCAGCAATATACGCCAGAGGCAGTGGCGATCATGCTGGTGGAACTGGAGCAGCGTGGTCTGGCCACCGACTCGGTGGCGAAGTTTGCGAGCACGGTTCCTCCATCGTTGCCATCAGGACCGGGCCGAGTGCTGGTGACCGATACCTGGCTGCTGCCAGCGCGTCTGGACCGCAGGCAATACAGGATCAGAGCCGCCAGCGTTGTCTTCGGCACCGTCGCGCTGGCGGTTCTTCTCGAGTTCATCCCGTTTCTCCAACCGGCCAGTTTTGTCATTCTGGCCGTCTCCAGCTTTCTGTATTGTGCCCTTGGCTTGCTGTTACCGCGGTGTCGTGACGCGGGCGTGCCTTCGGGAATGGCGATAGTCTTTGCGCTCTTCCCGTTCACTGCATTTCTGACGTTTTTTGTTTTATTCTTTATCCCATCAAAGGCAGAGGACGGGAGCGCCAAGCAACTACCGGAAACGCCGGCTGGCGCCCCGGTCTCTGTCGATCAACCAAAGGCTACGCGTCCCTGA
- a CDS encoding DUF7677 family protein, with protein MPRLSESVSGALRTFSFWIANRSVGHPILEGIDYSCIFEEPSALEQVYAIYANVLECDERGQVINARHAERRAAQYILSYVTGRRPEPEFEGWEVALHQPPPKIDPKRS; from the coding sequence ATGCCTCGTTTAAGTGAATCAGTAAGCGGTGCACTCAGGACGTTCTCATTCTGGATCGCCAATCGCAGCGTCGGTCATCCGATCCTAGAGGGCATCGATTATTCGTGCATTTTTGAAGAGCCGAGCGCGCTAGAGCAGGTTTACGCCATTTACGCGAACGTCCTCGAGTGCGACGAGCGCGGTCAGGTCATCAACGCACGTCATGCCGAAAGAAGAGCGGCTCAGTATATACTCTCTTATGTCACCGGTCGGCGCCCGGAGCCGGAATTCGAAGGCTGGGAGGTTGCCCTCCACCAACCGCCACCAAAGATTGATCCGAAAAGATCATGA